In a single window of the Melissococcus plutonius ATCC 35311 genome:
- the phnC gene encoding phosphonate ABC transporter ATP-binding protein, with protein MIQFEHVTKTYPNGVKGLKDINLTIEAGEFVSIIGLSGAGKSTLLRLINRLNEISEGNISINGLSITKAKKNELRKIRRNIGMIFQHFNLVRKSSVQKNVLSGRLGYYSTFKSILGIFSKEDYKLVNDALTRVGMLDKLHERSDALSGGQQQRISIARTLVQQASTILADEPVASLDPITTQMIMKDLKKINQDLKCTVILNLHSVGLARDFSSRIIGLRAGEIVFDGTPEEATDEVLTEIYGADILKSKEEEAI; from the coding sequence ATGATTCAGTTTGAACATGTGACAAAGACATATCCAAATGGTGTTAAGGGATTAAAAGATATTAATCTGACAATTGAGGCAGGTGAATTTGTTTCAATTATTGGATTAAGCGGTGCTGGTAAAAGTACTTTGCTACGTTTAATTAATCGATTAAATGAGATTAGTGAGGGAAATATTTCAATTAATGGTCTTTCAATTACAAAAGCTAAGAAAAATGAATTAAGAAAAATTCGCCGAAATATTGGCATGATTTTTCAACATTTTAATTTAGTAAGAAAAAGTTCAGTACAAAAAAACGTGCTTTCTGGGCGTCTGGGTTATTATTCAACCTTTAAAAGTATTTTAGGTATTTTTTCTAAAGAAGATTACAAATTGGTCAACGATGCATTAACACGTGTAGGTATGCTTGATAAATTACATGAGCGAAGCGATGCATTAAGTGGTGGACAGCAACAACGAATCTCAATTGCTAGAACGTTAGTTCAACAAGCATCAACGATTTTAGCTGATGAACCTGTAGCTTCTCTTGATCCAATTACAACACAAATGATTATGAAAGATTTAAAAAAAATTAATCAAGATTTAAAATGTACTGTTATTCTTAATTTACATTCAGTAGGATTAGCTAGAGATTTTTCTTCCAGAATTATTGGATTAAGAGCAGGAGAAATAGTATTTGATGGCACGCCTGAAGAGGCAACTGATGAAGTATTAACTGAGATATATGGAGCAGATATTTTGAAATCAAAAGAAGAGGAAGCCATATGA